In Patescibacteria group bacterium, a genomic segment contains:
- a CDS encoding DUF2007-related protein: MNNKNAIKSIEIFNGITWQAQMIKNLLENSGIEAFLQDETIGSLTLPWAAPDGLGLVKVIVLSSDYENAKLIVDEYEKNLEANK; the protein is encoded by the coding sequence TAAATCAATTGAGATTTTTAATGGTATAACATGGCAAGCCCAAATGATTAAGAATCTATTAGAAAATTCAGGAATTGAAGCTTTTTTACAGGATGAGACAATTGGATCTTTAACCCTGCCATGGGCAGCACCAGACGGGTTAGGATTAGTAAAGGTGATAGTTTTAAGTTCTGATTATGAAAATGCAAAATTGATTGTCGATGAGTATGAAAAAAACTTAGAGGCAAATAAATAA